Proteins co-encoded in one Bacteroidales bacterium genomic window:
- a CDS encoding YggS family pyridoxal phosphate-dependent enzyme — MSIKENLLKLNEEIPSNVKLIAVSKTNPVEKILEAYQCGQKVFGENRVQELIEKQPKLPDDIEWHFIGHMQSNKVKYIASYISMIHSVESLKLLQEINKEAQKKNRIINCLLEMYIAKEETKFGLDYEEAVAIIESEEYKKMQNIRICGVMGMATFSEDTELVRNEFKDLKTIYHQLKSKYFCEDKYFREISMGMSGDYTIAIEEGSTIVRIGTAIFGER, encoded by the coding sequence ATGAGTATCAAAGAGAATTTACTCAAATTAAATGAAGAGATTCCTTCAAATGTCAAGTTAATAGCGGTAAGTAAAACCAATCCCGTTGAAAAAATTCTGGAAGCTTACCAATGCGGACAAAAAGTTTTTGGTGAAAATCGCGTACAGGAACTGATTGAAAAGCAACCTAAACTTCCTGATGACATTGAATGGCACTTTATAGGTCACATGCAATCAAATAAAGTAAAATACATTGCTTCTTACATTTCGATGATTCATAGCGTGGAAAGTCTGAAATTATTACAGGAAATAAATAAAGAAGCTCAGAAAAAAAACAGGATTATCAATTGCCTCCTTGAAATGTACATTGCAAAAGAAGAAACTAAATTCGGGTTAGACTACGAAGAAGCTGTCGCAATAATTGAATCGGAAGAATACAAAAAAATGCAGAACATCAGAATCTGCGGAGTAATGGGAATGGCAACATTTTCGGAAGATACTGAATTGGTACGTAATGAATTTAAAGATCTGAAAACTATTTATCATCAATTAAAATCAAAATATTTTTGCGAGGATAAATATTTTAGAGAAATCTCGATGGGCATGTCTGGTGATTATACAATTGCAATTGAAGAAGGCAGCACTATTGTACGTATTGGAACAGCTATTTTTGGTGAGCGATAA
- a CDS encoding DUF2079 domain-containing protein yields the protein MLQSNDIKFRITKASVFFFFAMLYGIISLVNHYMFRTNAHDYGIYNQTLWDYAHFRINNNSVIQPGFGNILSDHFELLLMLISPFYYIFGSYTLLIFQVISILVGGQGVFKYVELISENKKFALAASIHFFLFFAIYSALAFDYHNNVPGTMTIPWIFYFIHKNQWKQTFFCLIILLISKENMALWGFFIFISLIIKYRNEKKKILWSGIFAGICIVYFLLVVKLIIPSLGSSSGSGGNYLHFRYAALGSNMTEAIKTIITKPLYALKLLFVNHLGNPDYNYIKAELHIIILLSGGILLFFRPYYLLMLLPVYGQKMFCDYFTYWGLGYHYSIEFAPIITIGAFTFLNDIKKEKTKNIIVYSLLIITAIVTAHTFDSTRTHFIRQKQRFYTKPHYVRNFDIKESYTSLKLIPADAKVCAQDEFVSHLCFRRNIYVYPSIEDADYIYLNTNSNIYPYWDDKKYLSDIDSLRNAKEWENIYDKNFTLIFKRKK from the coding sequence AATCAAACGATATAAAATTCAGAATCACCAAAGCATCGGTTTTCTTTTTCTTTGCAATGCTTTACGGTATCATATCGCTGGTTAATCATTACATGTTCCGCACCAATGCGCACGATTACGGAATATATAACCAGACGCTGTGGGATTATGCACATTTCAGGATTAACAACAACAGTGTGATACAACCCGGTTTCGGCAATATTCTCAGCGATCATTTTGAATTATTGCTAATGCTTATTTCGCCTTTTTATTACATCTTCGGATCTTACACATTATTAATTTTCCAGGTTATTTCAATATTGGTTGGAGGTCAAGGTGTTTTTAAATATGTTGAGTTGATTAGTGAAAATAAAAAGTTTGCACTCGCAGCAAGCATACATTTCTTTTTATTTTTCGCAATCTATTCAGCGCTTGCATTCGACTACCATAATAATGTTCCCGGCACAATGACAATTCCCTGGATATTTTATTTTATCCACAAAAATCAATGGAAACAAACTTTCTTCTGTTTGATTATTCTTCTGATATCAAAGGAGAATATGGCATTGTGGGGATTCTTCATTTTTATTTCTTTGATAATAAAATACAGAAATGAAAAGAAAAAAATTCTATGGTCGGGAATTTTTGCAGGCATATGTATTGTGTATTTTCTTTTGGTAGTAAAATTGATTATTCCTTCGCTTGGCTCTTCATCCGGCTCAGGCGGAAACTACCTGCATTTCCGGTATGCAGCATTGGGCAGCAACATGACTGAAGCAATAAAAACAATAATTACAAAACCTTTGTACGCTTTAAAATTATTATTTGTAAATCATCTGGGAAACCCCGATTACAATTATATCAAAGCAGAACTACACATTATTATTTTACTTTCGGGTGGAATACTTTTATTCTTCCGTCCATATTATTTATTGATGCTACTGCCTGTTTACGGACAGAAAATGTTTTGCGATTATTTCACCTACTGGGGCTTAGGTTATCATTACTCAATTGAATTTGCTCCCATTATCACGATTGGCGCATTTACTTTTCTTAACGACATAAAAAAAGAAAAAACAAAGAACATAATAGTTTATTCATTATTAATAATCACAGCTATTGTAACTGCGCATACATTTGATAGTACTCGCACTCATTTCATCAGGCAGAAACAACGTTTCTATACAAAGCCGCACTATGTAAGGAATTTCGACATTAAAGAATCTTATACATCATTAAAATTAATTCCTGCCGATGCGAAAGTTTGCGCACAGGATGAATTTGTTTCTCATTTGTGCTTTAGGAGAAATATTTATGTATATCCTTCTATTGAAGATGCAGACTATATTTACCTGAATACAAATTCAAATATTTATCCTTATTGGGATGATAAAAAATATTTGTCGGATATCGACTCACTGCGGAATGCAAAAGAATGGGAAAATATTTACGATAAAAATTTCACACTGATCTTTAAACGAAAAAAATAA
- a CDS encoding inorganic phosphate transporter, translated as MFGLDTGLTVLLFVCILAVCIFEFINGFHDTANAVATVIYTHSLKPRIAVIWSGFWNFLGVYTGGIAVAMGIVNLLPTEALIDQNIYHGVAMILSLILTAVIWNLGTWYFGIPCSSSHTLIGSIFGVGIAYMLLPGTGHIALNWAKVEDVGLSLLISPVFGFGMALLLMFLLKYIFKKRSTIFQEPSSSKAPPLWIRSILVLTCTSVSFSHGSNDGQKGVGLLMIIFIGIIPAHFAVDMSKNPLVLKEQVVKIENIINKIDTLSLSSDSKSELSAIKKSMLSIEDKVIGLKEFDKKDKSNFNIRKNIITVSKKLDKLILKNPEVSKLNLSKAEIAIVSSSVKEMKTYTEYSPWWVILIISLSLGLGTMIGWKRIVITIGEKIGKTHLTYAQGASAEIIAASTIAVSTSFGLPVSTTHVLSSGIAGTMVSDSGLKNLQMKTIKNIGIAWLITLPVTIIVSGLLFILLRYIIA; from the coding sequence ATGTTTGGATTAGACACAGGCCTCACAGTTTTACTTTTCGTTTGCATTTTAGCAGTTTGTATTTTCGAATTTATTAATGGATTTCATGATACCGCTAATGCAGTAGCAACAGTAATTTATACACATTCATTAAAACCGAGAATTGCTGTAATATGGTCAGGATTCTGGAACTTCCTGGGTGTTTATACTGGCGGAATCGCGGTAGCCATGGGTATTGTAAACCTGCTTCCCACCGAAGCGTTAATTGACCAGAACATTTATCATGGAGTGGCAATGATACTGTCACTTATACTTACCGCAGTTATCTGGAATCTTGGAACATGGTATTTCGGAATACCCTGCTCCAGTTCACATACCTTAATAGGTTCTATATTCGGAGTTGGAATTGCATATATGCTTTTACCCGGAACAGGTCATATAGCGCTTAACTGGGCTAAAGTTGAAGATGTAGGATTGTCATTGTTAATATCGCCGGTATTTGGTTTTGGAATGGCGTTATTATTAATGTTCCTTCTGAAATATATTTTTAAAAAGAGATCAACTATTTTCCAGGAACCTTCCAGCTCCAAAGCGCCACCATTATGGATAAGATCGATACTTGTTCTAACGTGTACCAGTGTAAGCTTTTCGCATGGCTCCAACGATGGACAAAAAGGAGTGGGGTTACTGATGATTATTTTTATAGGAATTATTCCCGCACATTTTGCAGTGGATATGAGTAAAAACCCTCTTGTATTAAAAGAACAAGTAGTGAAAATTGAAAATATTATTAACAAAATTGATACTTTAAGTTTAAGTTCAGATAGTAAATCGGAACTATCTGCAATTAAAAAAAGTATGTTAAGCATTGAAGATAAAGTTATAGGTTTGAAAGAATTTGATAAAAAAGATAAATCGAATTTTAATATCAGGAAAAATATTATCACGGTTTCAAAGAAATTGGATAAGCTGATCCTGAAAAATCCTGAAGTGTCAAAATTAAATTTAAGTAAAGCAGAAATTGCAATTGTTTCATCTTCTGTAAAAGAAATGAAAACGTATACTGAATATTCGCCATGGTGGGTAATACTTATAATCTCTCTCTCTCTTGGTTTAGGAACCATGATAGGATGGAAGCGTATTGTTATAACCATAGGAGAGAAGATCGGGAAAACACATCTTACCTATGCTCAGGGTGCCAGCGCTGAAATTATTGCAGCAAGCACTATAGCTGTTTCCACTTCGTTTGGGCTTCCGGTAAGCACAACTCATGTTCTTTCTTCAGGTATTGCAGGAACAATGGTTTCTGATAGCGGTTTGAAAAACCTGCAAATGAAAACAATTAAAAATATAGGTATCGCATGGCTTATAACATTACCGGTTACTATAATAGTTTCGGGCTTACTATTTATCCTGCTGCGATATATTATAGCATAA
- a CDS encoding transglycosylase domain-containing protein, translating into MKNKFFSFIKKGIFKIVPYLEKPVWPAKIIRKFLKYTFNFFLFVFIYFFAVIINFLWLFGSSPSIDKDKGPEMAVSSELYTCDSVLIGKYFNENRAPVEYGEINKNILNALIATEDARFYDHSGIDLKATFSVFWYIIKGDNRGGSTITQQLAKNLYKTRKTSRGLLGYVPFMRTIVVKSKEWVTAVKLEHYYSKEEILTMYLNAVDFGSNSFGIKVASKTYFNKLPVSLNIQEAATLVGMLKAPTTFSPAVHPQKSLERRNTVLSQMLKYNYITQHEFDSISKLPIVLNYSVEDPTETELGSYIRSAVATYLKDWCKESGYDIYTSGLKIYTSIDSKLQKYAEKSVEEQMKILQRRFKEHWGDENPWIDENDNEIENFIEDQVKKTALYKKLLKRYDNNIDSVNAELNRPHKMKLFSWKKGEEEFTMSSLDSIRYMKRFLNAGFVVMDPFTGKVLAWVGGINYKYFKYDHVNQAKRQPGSTFKPFVYCAAIDKGWSPCDRIVDQQVTIKYKEDGKDMEWSPHNADWEYTGREMTLRHAMAKSCNSVTVQLSEKIGFQTVADYAKKLGITAKLKPVPSIGLGSNDVTLLEMVAAYSVFMNQGIYSEPMLVLKITDRDGKLIKEFKPKQKQVLSKETAWLMTYMLKGGLEEPGGTSQQLWEYADIFGGNDIGGKTGTSSNYSDGWFMGVTKDIVAGSWVGGEERCIHFRKEEHMEGCHSALPIFGFFMTKVYDNKYPKITKGKFPEPSIKISKKYYCPTAWEKKDTTDTDDADKSDSLKTKPKSAKTKSKSKKKVKKTEEKCKDCP; encoded by the coding sequence ATGAAAAATAAATTCTTTTCCTTCATTAAAAAAGGTATTTTTAAAATTGTTCCTTATCTTGAAAAACCTGTATGGCCGGCAAAAATCATCAGAAAGTTCCTGAAATATACTTTTAATTTTTTTCTATTTGTTTTCATATACTTCTTTGCTGTCATTATAAATTTTCTCTGGCTTTTTGGTTCGTCGCCAAGCATTGATAAAGATAAAGGTCCAGAAATGGCCGTTTCATCTGAATTGTATACATGCGACAGTGTTCTTATTGGGAAATATTTTAATGAAAACAGGGCACCGGTTGAATACGGCGAAATCAACAAGAATATTCTGAATGCATTAATTGCTACTGAAGATGCGCGTTTTTATGATCATAGTGGAATTGATTTAAAAGCAACATTCTCGGTGTTCTGGTATATAATAAAAGGAGATAACAGGGGAGGCAGTACCATTACTCAGCAGCTGGCAAAGAATTTATATAAAACCCGTAAAACATCGCGTGGGTTATTAGGCTATGTGCCATTCATGAGAACAATCGTAGTAAAAAGTAAAGAATGGGTTACTGCGGTAAAACTTGAACATTATTATTCAAAGGAAGAAATACTCACCATGTATTTGAATGCTGTTGATTTTGGCAGCAATTCGTTTGGGATAAAAGTGGCAAGTAAAACGTATTTTAATAAATTACCTGTATCGCTAAATATCCAGGAAGCAGCTACCCTAGTGGGAATGCTTAAAGCGCCGACTACATTCAGCCCGGCCGTACATCCTCAGAAAAGTCTGGAACGCAGGAATACAGTGCTTTCGCAAATGTTGAAATATAATTACATTACACAGCATGAATTTGACTCCATCAGCAAATTACCTATAGTCCTTAATTATAGCGTTGAAGACCCTACTGAAACGGAATTGGGTTCATACATCCGTTCAGCTGTTGCAACTTATTTGAAAGACTGGTGTAAGGAAAGTGGTTATGATATTTATACAAGTGGTTTAAAAATATACACTTCTATTGATTCGAAATTGCAGAAATATGCAGAGAAATCGGTTGAAGAACAAATGAAAATATTACAGAGAAGGTTTAAAGAACATTGGGGTGATGAAAACCCATGGATTGATGAGAACGACAATGAAATTGAAAATTTTATAGAAGACCAGGTAAAGAAAACAGCCTTGTATAAGAAATTATTAAAACGCTATGATAATAATATTGATTCGGTAAATGCTGAGTTAAACAGGCCTCATAAGATGAAATTATTTTCATGGAAAAAAGGAGAAGAAGAATTTACTATGAGTTCTCTTGATTCCATCAGGTATATGAAGCGTTTTCTGAATGCGGGCTTCGTGGTGATGGATCCGTTTACAGGAAAAGTTCTTGCATGGGTTGGTGGAATTAATTATAAATATTTTAAATACGATCATGTGAATCAGGCGAAAAGGCAACCGGGTTCTACATTTAAACCTTTTGTTTATTGCGCTGCTATTGATAAAGGCTGGTCGCCATGCGACCGCATTGTTGACCAGCAGGTAACAATAAAATATAAAGAAGATGGAAAGGATATGGAATGGTCGCCTCATAATGCAGATTGGGAATACACAGGCAGAGAAATGACATTGAGGCATGCCATGGCGAAATCATGTAATTCCGTTACGGTGCAGCTTTCTGAAAAAATAGGATTTCAAACGGTTGCTGATTATGCTAAAAAGCTTGGTATTACTGCAAAACTTAAACCGGTACCATCAATAGGTTTGGGGTCGAACGATGTTACATTACTTGAAATGGTTGCTGCTTATTCTGTTTTCATGAACCAGGGAATATATTCCGAACCAATGCTCGTTTTAAAAATTACCGACAGGGATGGCAAACTGATCAAAGAATTCAAACCTAAGCAAAAACAAGTATTGAGCAAAGAAACAGCCTGGCTGATGACCTATATGTTGAAAGGCGGACTGGAAGAGCCCGGTGGAACATCACAGCAACTTTGGGAATATGCCGATATTTTTGGCGGTAATGACATTGGTGGTAAAACAGGTACCTCGTCAAATTATTCCGATGGCTGGTTTATGGGAGTTACTAAAGATATTGTTGCAGGTTCATGGGTAGGCGGCGAAGAGCGCTGTATCCATTTTCGTAAAGAGGAACATATGGAAGGCTGCCATTCTGCATTACCTATTTTTGGTTTTTTTATGACCAAGGTTTATGATAATAAATATCCCAAAATCACAAAAGGAAAATTTCCTGAACCCAGTATAAAAATTTCAAAAAAATATTACTGTCCTACTGCATGGGAGAAAAAAGATACTACTGATACTGATGATGCGGATAAAAGTGATTCATTAAAAACTAAACCTAAATCAGCAAAGACAAAATCAAAATCAAAAAAGAAAGTTAAAAAAACTGAGGAAAAGTGTAAGGATTGTCCTTGA